In a genomic window of Dyadobacter fermentans DSM 18053:
- a CDS encoding ArnT family glycosyltransferase has product MILHAGQKESYPWWLPWLFTLSFILITFLPRSIDDTMFMDGVTYAAIARNMSEGIGTFWRPFFAHSFWLPYDNGEYFSGHPPLQFGLQAVLFKIIGDTPAVENSYNALILGGYLVLIVGVWRKLLAPASGYGALGWLPVLCWYGLVTVWYSIPNNFLDSTMGLFCLVSCYFQLIFLKKNVTRKIDGLWPLLAGVGIVLAFLTKGPVGLYPLAFSMIYAFADASYTFQKALRPTLIMLAVIVLSAASIFAHAPAREFMTTYFNGQVVQALLQKREKAGTGWTAHITLVTELIRNITPHLLALAGLYALSFALKWRMLREKYISQNIVLTALVAASGIVPMLVSIKQYPHYLMPALPFVALLFAFLLVQRVAAALVWRTQLTIIVFFVGILACWGATFRKVSSIQPDVYSANAKQLRTLVPVASTIGICHDLYQHADIHANLQRYHQLSLSTQTDTARYVLADSTCLPQFDLKRDSVVTINGGFLLVVRHTVPPIK; this is encoded by the coding sequence ATGATTTTACATGCAGGCCAAAAGGAAAGCTACCCGTGGTGGCTGCCCTGGCTTTTTACGCTGAGTTTCATCCTGATTACGTTTCTGCCTCGCTCGATTGACGACACCATGTTCATGGATGGCGTAACCTATGCCGCCATTGCCCGCAATATGTCGGAAGGGATCGGCACATTCTGGCGGCCGTTTTTCGCGCATTCCTTCTGGCTGCCGTACGATAACGGCGAGTATTTTTCGGGACATCCGCCGCTGCAATTCGGGTTGCAGGCAGTTCTTTTTAAAATAATCGGGGATACGCCGGCAGTCGAGAATAGCTATAATGCGCTCATTTTGGGCGGCTATTTGGTTTTGATAGTTGGAGTCTGGCGCAAATTGCTGGCCCCCGCAAGCGGCTACGGTGCACTCGGCTGGCTGCCGGTGCTCTGCTGGTATGGGTTGGTGACGGTTTGGTACAGCATTCCCAACAATTTCCTGGACAGTACTATGGGACTGTTCTGCCTGGTTTCATGCTATTTTCAATTGATTTTCCTGAAAAAGAATGTCACCCGTAAAATAGACGGATTGTGGCCGCTACTGGCAGGCGTTGGCATCGTTCTGGCCTTTCTGACCAAAGGTCCGGTGGGGCTCTACCCGCTTGCATTTTCGATGATTTATGCATTTGCGGACGCCTCGTATACTTTCCAAAAAGCACTCCGGCCAACGCTGATCATGCTGGCCGTGATCGTGCTAAGCGCGGCAAGCATCTTCGCACATGCCCCCGCGAGGGAATTTATGACCACGTATTTCAACGGGCAAGTGGTGCAGGCGCTGCTGCAAAAGCGCGAGAAGGCAGGCACCGGCTGGACGGCCCACATTACGTTGGTGACCGAACTGATCCGAAACATCACGCCGCATTTGCTGGCGCTGGCCGGATTGTACGCTTTATCTTTTGCATTGAAATGGAGAATGCTGCGCGAAAAATACATTTCCCAAAACATTGTGCTTACGGCGCTGGTGGCAGCGTCGGGGATTGTGCCTATGCTTGTGAGTATCAAGCAATACCCGCATTACCTGATGCCCGCGCTGCCGTTCGTTGCCTTACTTTTCGCTTTCCTGCTCGTCCAGCGGGTGGCCGCGGCCCTGGTTTGGCGGACGCAACTCACGATTATCGTGTTTTTTGTTGGCATTCTGGCATGCTGGGGCGCTACTTTCAGGAAGGTAAGCAGCATCCAGCCGGACGTCTACTCGGCCAACGCAAAACAGCTACGTACATTGGTACCGGTAGCTTCTACAATCGGTATTTGCCATGATTTGTACCAGCATGCCGATATCCACGCCAACTTACAGCGGTATCATCAACTATCGTTATCAACCCAAACGGATACCGCCCGTTACGTCCTGGCCGACTCCACGT